In the Yoonia sp. R2331 genome, CCGGTGCCGCAGCCCTATGTCCCGCGCCCTCCGGCCAAAGCGGCCCGTGCCAAGCCGCGGCACTGGTTCATGTTCTTTGCCTTCATCATCATGGTGGCTGCCCCCGTCTCTGTGGCGGGCTGGTATCTTTATACCCGCGCGGCCGACCAATACGCCTCGACCCTTGGCTTCACCGTCCGCTCCGAAGACGTCTCCAGTGCGGTGGATATTCTGGGCGGGCTCGGCTCGACTCTGGGCGGCGGCGGCGGCGGCGACAGTGACATCCTGTATGAATTCATCCGCAGCCAGGAAATGGTACGCGCCATCGACACCAAACTGGACCTGCGCGGCCTCTTCAGCCGCCATGTGGAACAAGACCCGGTACTGGGTTTTGACCCCGCAGGCACGATCGAAGACCTGACCACCTTTTGGCGCCGCATGGTGCGGGTGTCCTATGACACCGGGTCAGGCCTGATCGAGCTGCGCGTGCTGGCCTTTGAACCGGAAGAGGCCAAGGCCATCGCCGAGGCGATCTATGACGAAAGCTCTGTCATGATCAACGCGCTCTCGGCCATCGCGCGGGCCGATGCGACCCGATATGCGCAAGAAGATCTGGAACTCTCGCTGGAACGCCTGAAAACCGCACGCGAGGCGCTGACCGCCTTTCGCCTCGCCAACCAGATCGTCGATCCCAATGCCGATATCCAGACCCAGATCGGTCTGCTGGCGACCCTGCAGGAACAACAGGCCACCGCGATCATCGAATATCAGCTGATCTCGGAAACCGCGTCCGAGGGCGACCCCCGCGTGGCACAGGCCCGCCGCCGGCTCGAGGTGATCGAGGCGCAGGTGGAAGAGGAACGCAAAAAATTCGGCGCAGGCGGGGTTGGCCCCGGCGGTCAGGAATACGCCAAGATCATTTCTGAATTCGAGCGCCTGACCGTGGACCGTGAATTTGCCGAAACCGCCTATGCCGCAACACTCTCGGCCTTTGATGCCGCCCGGGCAGAGGCGAACCGCCAATCACGCTATCTGGCGGCCTATATCCAGCCCACGCTGGCCGAACGGTCCGAATTCCCCCAGCGCGAGGTGCTTCTGGCGCTCGTCACCCTCTTCAGCTTTCTGACATGGGCGATCATCAGCTTGATCTACTACGCCCTGCGCGACCGCCGCTAAGGGCCCTGGCATGATCCAGTTCCAAAACGTCAACAAAACCTTCTGGACCCAATCCGGCAGCAAGGTGATTGCCGATGACATCAACATCACCTTCCCCACCGGCAAATCCGTGGGGCTGATGGGCCGCAATGGCGCGGGCAAAACCACGCTGATGCAGATGATCGGCGGGCGGGTCAAACCCGACAGCGGCGTGATTGACCGCACCGGCACGATTTCGTGGACCGTGGGCTTTGCAGGTTCGTTCAATCGCGACATGACCGGCGCGCAGAACACAAAATTCATCGCCCGCGTCTATGGCGTCGATACCGAAGACCTAATGGCCTATGTGCAGGACTTTGCCGAACTCGGGCACCATTTCCACGCGCCTGTGCGCAGCTATTCGGCGGGCATGCGGTCGCGGCTGGCCTTTGGGGTGTCCATCGGTATCCCGTTTGACACCTATCTGGTGGACGAGGTCACATCAGTGGGCGACGCGGCCTTTAAACGCAAAAGTCGGCTGGCCTTTACCGAGCGGATGAAGACCGCAGGCGCCGTGGTTGTCACCCACTCTACCCGGCAGCTGAAAATGCTCTGTGATGCCGGGGCCATTTTGGAAGACGGCAAGTTGACCTATTACGATGACGTGGACGAGGCGATCGCCCAGCACCACGCCAATATGGGCTCCGATGAGGACGA is a window encoding:
- a CDS encoding sugar transporter, producing the protein MTDAQTPEKAPENNSLKGQGNGPGKGKGQGKGKKAAQPQRPVPQPYVPRPPAKAARAKPRHWFMFFAFIIMVAAPVSVAGWYLYTRAADQYASTLGFTVRSEDVSSAVDILGGLGSTLGGGGGGDSDILYEFIRSQEMVRAIDTKLDLRGLFSRHVEQDPVLGFDPAGTIEDLTTFWRRMVRVSYDTGSGLIELRVLAFEPEEAKAIAEAIYDESSVMINALSAIARADATRYAQEDLELSLERLKTAREALTAFRLANQIVDPNADIQTQIGLLATLQEQQATAIIEYQLISETASEGDPRVAQARRRLEVIEAQVEEERKKFGAGGVGPGGQEYAKIISEFERLTVDREFAETAYAATLSAFDAARAEANRQSRYLAAYIQPTLAERSEFPQREVLLALVTLFSFLTWAIISLIYYALRDRR
- a CDS encoding ABC transporter ATP-binding protein, yielding MIQFQNVNKTFWTQSGSKVIADDINITFPTGKSVGLMGRNGAGKTTLMQMIGGRVKPDSGVIDRTGTISWTVGFAGSFNRDMTGAQNTKFIARVYGVDTEDLMAYVQDFAELGHHFHAPVRSYSAGMRSRLAFGVSIGIPFDTYLVDEVTSVGDAAFKRKSRLAFTERMKTAGAVVVTHSTRQLKMLCDAGAILEDGKLTYYDDVDEAIAQHHANMGSDEDE